In Thalassophryne amazonica chromosome 14, fThaAma1.1, whole genome shotgun sequence, one DNA window encodes the following:
- the il17d gene encoding interleukin-17D: MSVWIRVLLMVHLGALQPGGPSGTGQIRKNLPRRRPCLEPPEEVLEQMFGRLSVGVFSAFHHALQLEPHDKLNLSCPTTTRLTSDCKKRLPLNLLSVAPWAYRLSYDPTRYPRYIPEAYCLCKGCLIGPHGEDEKEYRSTPVYAPSVILKRTGSCVGGRHSYAETYVSIAVGCTCVPLLEGEPHGRNSSKSLHKGEVKGRKRGHKT, encoded by the exons ATGTCTGTGTGGATCCGCGTCCTGCTGATGGTCCACCTGGGCGCGCTGCAGCCAGGCGGACCGTCCGGGACAGGCCAAATCCGGAAGAACCTCCCAAGGCGGCGGCCGTGCCTGGAGCCGCCGGAGGAGGTTCTGGAGCAGATGTTCGGGCGGCTGTCGGTCGGTGTCTTCAGCGCTTTCCATCACGCGCTCCAGCTGGAACCGCACGACAAACTCAACCTGAGCTGCCCGACCACAACCCGACTTACGAGCGACTGTAAGAAGCGCCTTCCGCTCAACCTGCTCAGTGTCGCCCCCTGGGCTTACAG GCTGTCCTACGACCCAACCAGGTATCCTCGTTACATCCCCGAGGCCTACTGCCTGTGTAAGGGCTGCCTGATCGGACCGCACGGCGAGGACGAGAAGGAGTACCGCAGCACACCAGTCTACGCGCCATCAGTCATCCTGAAGAGAACTGGCTCCTGTGTCGGAGGCCGCCACTCCTACGCAGAGACTTACGTCTCCATTGCTGTCGGCTGCACATGTGTGCCGCTGCTGGAGGGAGAGCCACACGGCCGCAACAGCAGCAAGAGCCTGCACAAAGGAGAGGTCAAAGGCCGGAAGCGCGGCCACAAAACCTAA
- the eef1akmt1 gene encoding EEF1A lysine methyltransferase 1, translating to MSDSDDDVPTLSAETLAALQEFYSETRNFTAQSTAPSDWFTVGAVEEDWSMSQFWYSDDTATRLAEEVIRATGDGGRIACVCAPSVYQKLKQGVVDGSDRVSAVVLEYDRRFSAYEQDFIFYDYNEPLSITAEVAPQSYDIVLADPPYLSEECLSKVTQTIKYLTKDKVLLCTGAIMESHAKELLGLKMCNFLPKHNRNLSNEFRCFVNYPSRLLTC from the exons ATGAGTGACAGCGATGATGACGTCCCGACACTGTCAGCGGAGACTCTGGCTGCCCTGCAGGAATTTTACAGTGAGACCAGGAACTTCACGGCACAGAGCACAGCTCCGTCAGACTGGTTCACTGTGGGAGCAGTGGAGGAGGACTGG AGCATGAGTCAGTTCTGGTACAGCGATGACACGGCCACACGGTTAGCCGAGGAGGTCATACGTGCGACTGGAGACGGAGGCAG AATAGCTTGTGTGTGCGCGCCCAGCGTGTACCAGAAGCTGAAGCAGGGAGTGGTGGACGGGTcggaccgggtttctgctgtcgTGCTGGAGTATGACCGCCGCTTCAGTGCCTATGAGCAAGACTTCATCTTCTACGACTACAACGAACCTCTCTCCATCACTGCTGAAGTGGCGCCTCAAAGCTACGACATCGTCCTTGCTGACCCCCCGTACCTGTCTGAGGAGTGTCTGAGCAAAGTGACCCAAACCATCAAGTACCTGACCAAAGACAAAGTACTGCTGTGTACAG GAGCCATCATGGAGAGTCATGCCAAAGAGCTTCTGGGTCTGAAAATGTGCAACTTCCTGCCAAAACACAACAGGAATCTGTCCAACGAGTTCCGCTGTTTTGTCAACTATCCTTCCCGCCTGCTGACGTGCTGA